A window of Aquitalea denitrificans contains these coding sequences:
- a CDS encoding NUDIX hydrolase — protein MSAPFCGAKAVLFYQDSLLVYLRDDKPGLPFAACWDFPGGGREGQESPFSCLQRETQEEFGILLQPAQILWQRSYPSWHQPGVVSFFMAGQLNANQVQAIRFGDEGQCWGWMSAADYLAQTAAVPYLQQRLRDFQVAGQG, from the coding sequence ATGAGCGCGCCGTTTTGCGGAGCCAAGGCCGTGCTGTTTTATCAGGACAGCCTGCTGGTGTATCTGCGCGACGACAAGCCGGGGCTGCCCTTTGCCGCCTGCTGGGATTTCCCCGGTGGCGGCAGGGAAGGGCAGGAAAGCCCGTTTTCCTGCCTGCAGCGCGAAACGCAAGAAGAGTTCGGTATCCTGTTACAGCCTGCACAAATCCTCTGGCAGCGCAGTTATCCCAGTTGGCACCAGCCGGGGGTGGTCAGCTTTTTCATGGCTGGCCAGTTGAATGCCAATCAGGTGCAAGCTATCCGCTTTGGTGACGAAGGTCAGTGCTGGGGCTGGATGAGTGCGGCAGACTATCTGGCGCAAACTGCCGCCGTGCCGTATTTGCAGCAGCGCCTGCGGGATTTTCAGGTCGCCGGGCAAGGCTAG